In the Loxodonta africana isolate mLoxAfr1 chromosome 1, mLoxAfr1.hap2, whole genome shotgun sequence genome, one interval contains:
- the LOC111752367 gene encoding butyrophilin subfamily 1 member A1-like: MWLDHDWKKARSYAANVTLDPDTAYFELFVSEDHRSVKRKNTRQDLPEKPGRFFLDPCVLGHEAFSSGRHYWEVEVGDRAYWELGVCEENIQRTWGITESPQNGFWAVELYADKYQALTSPRTLLPLSEPPRRVGIFLDYEAGDVSFYSVSDRSHIFTFPQASFSGAVRPFFCLWFYHPTPLTICP, encoded by the coding sequence CTAATGTGACTCTGGATCCAGACACTGCCTACTTCGAACTCTTTGTATCTGAAGATCACCGAAGTGTGAAGCGGAAAAACACCCGACAGGATCTGCCCGAAAAACCTGGGAGATTTTTTCTTGACCCTTGTGTTCTGGGCCACGAAGCCTTCTCTTCGGGGAGACATTACTGGGAAGTAGAAGTGGGAGACAGGGCTTACTGGGAGCTTGGGGTTTGTGAAGAAAATATACAGAGGACATGGGGAATCACAGAGTCACCTCAAAATGGATTCTGGGCTGTGGAACTGTATGCTGACAAGTATCAGGCCCTCACCTCTCCTCGGACCCTCCTCCCCTTGAGCGAGCCTCCTAGACGAGTGGGGATCTTCTTGGACTATGAGGCTGGGGATGTCTCCTTCTACAGTGTGTCCGATAGGTCCCATATCTTCACTTTCCCCCAGGCCTCCTTCTCTGGGGCTGTCCGGCCTTTCTTCTGTCTCTGGTTCTATCACCCAACCCCTCTAACCATCTGCCCCTGA